TATAATGTGAAAAATTAACTTGTCCTTAATgattaattataataaaaactaatatcgtaatgaattaattaaattttaagataTATGACTAATAATCTTCGCTTGTATTCAAGTCGATCAATCACATATTTTACTAAAAGtgtattaattaataaaagattAATATAGTTACCATCAATACTGTTTGCATCTAAAagatttttttctcttttttatgtTCAGAAAAGTTTTCACATGTTTTTCTcgcttaatttaattttttttgttccaAATGTGAGCATGCTCACTTTTTTATTCTGTTTCAAAacaaatattattcaaaaatattatttaattatttcgaTCAAGAATTTTgcttaagaaaaagaaaaaaaaattaaaaataaaatactattaaaataaaaaaatatttatgctatgattaattttttaaaaacttaaaaattaatAACATgcataataaaatttatattttcctaTTTACAATATACATTGATTTTATTTCTTTCACAATTTCTccgataaaaaatttaaaaattttttatttcaaaatatttttaagccataaaattttaatttattatataattattatattagaATACTCATCCATGTTACATTTTAAACATTCAATCATTTAACAGTTGGTTGAACGCCCAACTGAGGAAGTCGTGTCCGCTTTCTGAACTTTATCTGATCAGAGAGACCTAGGAGGAGGACGCTGATATGTAAGTTTGGTGTCCCACCAAGAGATCCGAAAAATTTATTAGTGACGGGAGTTCTtatctaataaataaataaaattcaaatatttgattATTAACCTACTAATTTTACTACTTTCTCTAGTTTGGAAAGCTCAAAAGCATGCTCGTGCTCACGTGCCCAGCGTACTTAATTTCCCCGTCCTTATCCGCAACCAAATTTCTTCGGCGCACAGACTGACCAGAACGAAAAACAGAAAACTTTTGAGGCGCCAGCCGGGAGAGTATCGGAGATGGGGAGTTCATCGCCCGATGATTTTTTGGTGGTGGTGTTGGCATCTGATCTGGGTATGGATGCTCGGCCCTTCTTAACCCCATCTGAAAGAGGAACGGAAGAACCTGAAGAGCCTCAAGAGAACTGGCAAGACTGTCCCTCTTACCTCGCTGACGAAGACTTCTCCGATCTTGATTTCCTACAGTTCGCCTGCGCCCAAGGCTCCGACAGATGTGGTAACCGTATACTGCGCATCGTAGGGAAGTTCTTCCCAGGTCCCTTTCTCATCTCTCAATCCTCAAATCAATACGTAGGATTTATGGTTTCTGTCTTTTTATCGATATTTGGGTTTCATTTGTGTTTCTTTTTTGCCGCATAGTGGTTTAGTTAAAGTGGGTTGTCTTGGTTCTTGTTCAACCCAAAATATAAGCAAATTTGGTTGTTTTGAAATCGTGATATGGGAGAGGGTAAGTGCATCAGGGTTTTAAATTGCTTACTTGATGTTCTTGTTCTGAGTTTACCTAATTAATCGTTGAACTAATTAGGTGTTTGATTTAAGGAATTTTGTGCTTGAAATCCTATACTTAGGAATTGGAAGTTGCCCCATGCGAATTGtgatttagaaaaagaaaaagaaaaaaaagaaaagaaaagaaactgcAATAGTGGATTCCAGAGAACCTTGGATGCTAGTCACATAAGATTCTCGAGACGAACTAAAGGTATTAAGACTCATAGTCTacattctctgaaaattttaaaGATTTCCTGAACGAAGTGAATCGTTAAATGTCATCTAGGATGAGACCATCAACCAGAGATGCAGTTATCACCAAACTGTGATAGGAGATCATGCTGGATTTTAATTTGTGCTGCCGTTACAGATATATGCTGAGTTGGTGACAGCTAGTTTCTGTAACGGCCTTGTTCACAGTGATGGATTTATACCTATCCTTGTGTATAAAAGCGAAAATGGGTCTACATTTGTTATTGGATATCCTGTATTGAAAGATGAGAGTAGATTAGACATTAAGAGACCCTATGTCTGGTTCATAAAGAAGGGCACTTGCTTGCCAATTGTACTTTAGTAGACTAGAAGTTGACATAGGAATTGGAAGTTGCCCCATGCGAAtcgtgatttaaaaaaaaaaaacagcaataGTGGATTCCAGAGAACCTTGGATGCTTGTCACATAAGATTCTTGAGACGAACTAAAAGTAAGTATTAGGATTCATAGTCtacattttctgaaatttttaaagatttcctGAATGAAGTGAATCGTTAAATGTCATCTAGGATGAGGCCATCAACAAGAGATGCAGTTTTCACCAAACTGTGATATGAGATCATGCTGGATTTTAATTTATGCTGCAGTTACAGATATATGCTGAGTTGGTGACAGCTAGTTTCTGTAACGGCCTTGTTCACAGTGATGGATTTATACCTATCCTTGTGTATAAAAGCGAAAAAGGGTCTATGTTTGTTATTGGATATCCTGTATTGAAAGATGAGAGTAGATTAGACCGTAAGAGACCCTATGTATGGTTCATAAAAAAGGGCACTTGTTTGCCAATTGTACTTTAGTAGACTAGAAGTTGACATAGGAATTGGAAGTTGCCCCATGTgaatcatgattttaaaaaaaaaaacagcaataGTGGATTCCAGAGAACCTTGGATGCTAGTCACATAAGATTCTCGAGATGAACTAAAAGTAAGTATTAAGATTCATAGTCtacattttctgaaatttttaaagatttcctGAATGAAGTGAATCGTTAAATGTCATCTAGGATGAGGCCATCAACAAGAGATGTAGTTTTCACCAAACTGTGATATGAGATCATGCTGGATTTTAATTTATGCTGCAGTTACAGATATATGCTGAGTTGGTGACAGCCAGTTTCTGTAACGGCCTTGTTCACAGTGATGGATTTATACCTATCCTTGTGTATAAAAGCGAAAAAGGGTCTATGTTTGTTATTGGATATCCTGTATTGAAAGATGAGAGTAGATTAGACCGTAAGAGACCCTATGTATGGTTCATAAAAAAGGGCACTTGTTTGCCAATTGTAGTTTAGTAGACTAGAAGTTGACGTAGGAATTGGAAGTTGCCCCATGTGAATcgtgattttaaaaaaaaaaacagcaataGTGGATTCCAGAGAACCTTGGATGCTAGTCACATAAGATTCTCGAGACAAACTAAAAGTAAGTATTATTCATAGTCGACATTCtatgaaatttttaaagatttcctGAACAAAGTGAATCATTAAATGTCATCTAGGATGAGGCCATCAACCAGAGATGCATTTATCACCAAACTGTGATATGAGATCATGCTGGATTTTAATTTGTGCTGCAGTTACAGATATATTTCTGTAACGGCCTTGTTCACAGTGATGGATTTATACCTATCCTTGTGTATAAAAGCGAAAATGGGTCTACGTTTGTTATTGGATATCCTGTATTGAAAGATGAGAGTAGATTAGACCGTTAGAGACCCTATGTCTGGTTCATAAAGAAGGGCACTTGCTTGCCAATTGTACTTTAGTAGACTAGAAGTTTACATAGTAATTGGAAGTTGCCCCATGCGAATcgtgagtaaaaaaaaaaaaactgcaataGTGGATTCCAGAGAACCTTGGATGCTAGTCACATAAGATTCTCGAGACGAACTAAAAGTAAGTATTAAGATTCATAGTCTACATTCTctgaaatttttaaagatttcctGAATGAAGTGAATCGTTAAATTTCATCTAGGATGAGACCATCAACCAGAGATGCAGTTATCACCAAACTGTGATATGAAATCATGCTGGATTTTAATTTGTGCTGCAGTTACAGATATATGCTGAGTTGGTGACAGCTAGTTTCTGTAACGGCCTTGTTCACAGTGATGGATTAGTACCTTTCCTTGTGTATAAAAGCGAAAATGGGTCTATGTTTGTTATTGGATATCCTGTATTGAAAGATGAGAGTAGATTAGACCTTAAGAGACCCTATGTCTGGTTCATAAAAAAGGGCACTTGTTTGCCAATTGTACTTCAGTAGACTAGAAGTTGACATAGGATTCTAAAGAGCACTTCAATTTCTTTATATCATGAATAATTGCTATCTAATTGTTTAACAATTGATTAAAGTAACCACAAGAAAAGTTGGAACGTAGGGTAGTTTTCTTGTGATTTAGCATTGCAGCCATGAGTAGCCAACTATGCTTGCTCATGGAAAAAGATTGTTTGATCTCTTATATGGTAGAAGGAAGATCTTATTTCCTTCTGCATTGGTGCTTCATACCATTTTCCATGATGCTTTTCATGGTAAATGGTCTGTGCTGTGCCTCTTCTTTAAAGTCCTGCTCATGGAAAAAGGTTGTTTGATCTCTTATATGGTGGAAGGAAGATCTTATTTTCTTCCGCATTGGTGGTTGATACCATTTTCTATGATGCTTTTGGTGGCAAATGGTCTGTGCTGTGCATCTTCTTTAAAATCATGCTGTTAGAAAGAAACCAATTTCTCAATGCATAATATACTTTGAATGTCATCCATGTCCATCATATAGGCGAATGTTAAGGTTTTGCCTCGGCTTGAGACTGAAGGCAGACACTCCAAAGACAGGAAAATTAACGATCAATCAAAGGATTCTTATGCAATTATTGGTGAACTCTTTCTAGGATttcaagaaataaattttaacaTTACTTATTGTTGTGCCTTCTCTGGTTGTATGCTCCCCCATTTTCTACACCATCCTTTTTTCCCTTTGATACTTATGTATTTGGGTTGGACTTACAGGGGCCAACTTGTCTAAAATTTTCCCTCTATTTTGATATTTATTATGTCCCCCTTCAGGGTTAATTTAATATTCTAAGGAAAcattttctttttccttgtgATATCCAGCTTCTGTTGTCAGTGGGGAACGgctgaaaaaatatatatttcacaAAATATTCAGTGAGTTTCCAGAAGGACCATTCTGCATTGTTTACATGCATAGCACTGTGCAGAAGGATGACAACTCTCCTGGCATGACCATGCTGCGGTGGATATATGAAGAACTTCCGTCTGACTTCAAAGACAGGCTTCAAGTTGTGTACTTCATACATCCTGGGCTGCGCTCAAGGGTTCTTTTTGCCACCGTTGGTCGTTTCTTCTTAAGTGGAGGGTGAGTGGTTTCTTGATGTTTTGGGGGCCACATAACTTGATTACTTGGACGTGTTATTACTACATGAATTTGTGTTTCAACAAGCATTGATTCAGATAAGTCCGTCATAAACTTTAATTGTCTATTTGGAAGTATTAGGAAGAATGGTTTCTTAATGGTAGTGGTGTCTGGAGTTAAGATATGTGGTGCGTTTATGATCATAGGACCTGCCAATGAAATGCTTATATATGGTGATGCAGTGGTTTCTTGAAAAAGCAAATGCAGCAGTAACCAAAAAAAGATCCTTAAAATGATATTTGAAGATAAGGAATCATCTTATTGGAAATTCTTTCTTCTGTTCTTAAAATAATCTCATTCCCATGAATTATTTGGATCAGTTTTTGCtcccttttttatttaatttctccAATGCTATTCCCCAATTCTTTGTCTTAATTCGTCATGAATTTTTTTTCACATGATATTTGCTTAAGTTGAAGAAGTGAGAAATATGACTGCAGAAAAGTTTGGCTTTTGTGTTCTGGGAAGTAGTTGCCGAATTTGTATAATACCCTGCGGGAAATAGTCATCTTGAGGAAGATAAGAAAATATTGGTTGTGGGTTAATTTAGGATTATTTGGATGTTCCCCTGTATTGTGATTGTTATGTCTCATCAGAAGGTACTTTTGTAATTCAGATATTACTAAAATTTGATTGGTCACTTTGGCTATGGGAATTGTTTTTTTCAGTTTAGAGAAATTTGAGTCCTAGTTTAATTGCAGCAAGGCTTGTATTTTGGAGGTGTGTACTTGTCGAGTAAGTTTCTATGGTTGTGTTTGAAAGCTTGGATTTCGAGTCTTCAATTTGGTTTGTATGAAATTCAATATGATTTTGTATTATGCTTTGTTCAAATCCACACTAAATCCAAATCAAGATCTGATCCTAAGATCCCAAACACTAGGTTAGAGTTTATAAATAAGGTCTATTGTACCGAAATGAGATTGAGCTaattaaaatgaataaaatgtaagtgttttgctctctctctctctctctctccatcctcctccaccatcttcattCTGGTTGTACATCACCAAACTTCTCTAGTTTGTAATTGTGAATTAAAATTAGCATATGCATTGTGCTCATCATGTTCTTTTTATTGCAGTCTCTACTGGAAAATAAAGTACATTAGCCGCCTGCAATACCTTTGGGATGACATAAAGAAGGGAGAGGTTGATATCCCCGAATTTGTGAAAAATCATGATGATATTCTTGAGCATAGACCGCTGACAGACTATGGAATCGAACCAGACCCGCTTCACTTAACAGAGATTCCATTGACAGCCTATACGTTTGGGAGGTATGAAGAGAGATGGATATCTAGGGATTGCACATCTTAAGTCTGGCTATCTATATAGCTTGTCGTGAGGGCATGAGCTTTGTATAGTACTAAATTCATATTTTCTGCTGTGAGCTCTTATAACTTATGGTTGTGACCTAAGTTTCAGCATGCTCTAAGGATACATGCATGAGATTTGCCCTCCTGAAATGTAATGTTTTACTTCTATGCACGTTTAGTTTGAGACATGCACTGGAGTGCTGCTTTGTGTCTTGTTGCTTTCCCTTTCTTTATTCTGTTTATCCTTCTTCTTTTTTACCTTGTGCAAGCATGcagtggagagagagagatgttaatGAGCTATAACAGTTCCAGCATGCATTTTTTTcacctttttattttttcaggAAAGATCACaacaattatccatggtgatttctGAATCCTGAGTAGTTTTTAGACCATAACAGCATTGGAAACCAAGACAATTTACTGCTGATCAGAGTTGGATCATGCTTTGTTTTTACTTTAGTAAGATTTATGATGAATTTGGAATTGTATCTTT
This Malania oleifera isolate guangnan ecotype guangnan chromosome 11, ASM2987363v1, whole genome shotgun sequence DNA region includes the following protein-coding sequences:
- the LOC131167907 gene encoding uncharacterized protein LOC131167907, with protein sequence MGSSSPDDFLVVVLASDLGMDARPFLTPSERGTEEPEEPQENWQDCPSYLADEDFSDLDFLQFACAQGSDRCGNRILRIVGKFFPASVVSGERLKKYIFHKIFSEFPEGPFCIVYMHSTVQKDDNSPGMTMLRWIYEELPSDFKDRLQVVYFIHPGLRSRVLFATVGRFFLSGGLYWKIKYISRLQYLWDDIKKGEVDIPEFVKNHDDILEHRPLTDYGIEPDPLHLTEIPLTAYTFGRYEERWISRDCTS